The genomic DNA ATGACTTCTCCTTAGAGGGAAAGCAATTTACGCGCGTACATTTCCCGCGTGGTCAAGGCGTAAGTATATGCGTGCATTAGTCACATTTGTATGTGTACAGCAGATCAGCTGAGCGCCAGCTGTGCTCTTCGTTGCGACCAATAGGAATCATGTATACCATTGCACAGCAGCGCCTCAAATACACGACCGGTGACCACAGGTTTGGCGTTCCCGCGAAAGCAACACGTAAACTTCAGTTTGTGAATCAAAAgtgttattttatatgtatatactcgTTTCCGCACGATTATGTACCTGTTTAGTTTAAGCGTATACAGTGTGTTTAAGTGTGATAATATTTTCTCATATTCTTCGAAAAAGTTGTGGTAAAATCGAGCGGGAAACAGATGCGCAGAACGTGTGGGTGCTGTGACTCCTTGGATTTATGCATCGCttgtatacaatatttaatgtTTTCGAACGACTGTATCGCGTTGTTTGAGTAAAATATAGTTGTCCTGGTTAACGAACAGTGTTTTTTTACAAACTTTTACAACATTTTACCTTGTAAAAGCGTGACATGAACAGGGCGTCTGTCAGAGGACGCCAACGTTGCACTGCGTTCGTATAGTCCTTAAATTCAATGCATGTACATGAAATTAATAGTGTTTATGAACTGAAATTAAACGATAGGACTTCAAAGAAAGTGTTTACTGAAAATTTGTGATTTTTTTCCCCCTTTGaggttatgttatatatatagagGGCGTGACAGTGGCATATTGCAAGCAGGGGTTGGTCATCGTTTCGCGCGCTGGTCTCCCGCGCTTCGAGTTCCACGTCCCgtatttttttgaagaattaCTATTCTGTGATATCTCGAAGCTTGAAACTGTATCAGAAAAGACTTTAAGAAATTTTCGTGCtaagaaacattttataaatgaaaagtTATGACACAAAATATTGAATCAAACGCAGCCAAGTATACGTGCATTATGGCGATCGGGTGCGTGTAAGCTTTGCGCGCTCTTTTACTTTTCGGCATTTTCCTGGCTAAATTACGGAGCGTATACTGTAATAATTGAGCGGACGTTAAATTAAAATACCGGCTAATTTATATCCATATTAAAAAGGCCTGTTCCcgttcgaaatattttttgaacaCGTCGACAATTCCGAAGCAAAATGCCACAGACGAGGTGAGCGAACGAGTTTCCATTTGGTCTCAAAATTTCATACAATTCTTTCTGTATTTAGTCAGAAgcatttaaaatttgtttgatatAAATTAGATTGATCTATACAATTTCCTGTGCTTtctgatttaaaaaaatttaagaaatatgcATGTATAACCTTCTTTAATCAGTATCTGCTTTTTTAAAGCTGtaacaatattatatgaataatatatGCTTGGATTTTTATTCTATAGATTCATGAATACTTTGTAAATGACCttattaaattgtaatatttctatggaatatatttaacttgaaaaaaatgttagaCGTTAATTAGGACGTAATTCTTTGTtagcttttaaaaatatttttatctactTTACAAAGACATTAAGcttgtttaatataatttgatATTGCTGCAATAATGTCAATAACAAATCATTCTCTTCCCTTATTCAGTTTACATGGGAAAAAATCACAGACTTATTTACAAGGAGGAAAAGTAGTAACACAAACTTTAAAACGTAAAAGACGGGCAACAGAAATTTCTGAAGATTCAGAAAATGTATATCCGCCTAGTAAAATACCAGCTTTGTCACATGTGTCATATACAGAATCATGTCATACAGTACATTCTTTAGAAAATTCATGTACACCACATCAAGTATCTCCATTGAAAGAGCAACAAGAGCCAGCCACATGGTCTGAATTAAGAACTGCAACATGCTTTTTAACACCATCATCTTCTAATAATACATCAAATAGACCTAGCCCATTACCATCATTTCCATGGGCTGATGGTTCTCAAGTTTGGTCTCTTATGTGTTTGGGAGATCAAAAGACTATTACTCAAAGAAATCCACAAATGTTCCAAAGGCATCCAACATTACAACCAAGAATGCGGGCAATTTTGTTAGATTGGTTGATTGAAGTTTGTGAAGTATACAAACTACATAGAGAGACTTATTATCTTGCAATGGATTATATAGACAGATATTTGTCCATTCATCAAAATGTACCCAAAAATCAATTGCAATTAATAGGCATTACATGCCTTTTCATAGCTGCCAAGGtttgtatatgtatttgtttttctttttttttttacttatcGATTTATTAGTTTTAAATGAATAATCGATAATCTTTTTATAGGTTGAAGAAATATATCCACCCAAAATAGCAGAGTTTGCATATGTTACTGATGGAGCTTGCACAGAGGAAGAAATTTTAGGAAAAGAATTAGTGATTTTAAAAGGCCTTGGGTGGAACTTATCCCCAGTCACTGCTCCTGGCTGGCTTAATATCTATATGCAAATTGAATCAGGCGACTGGTCAAGGCCAAATGCATTTATTTACCCACAATATGGAGGTCTACAATATTCTCAGGCGGCTCAACTATTAGATTTAGCTACATTGGATGAAGGAAGTTTGAAGTTCCCTTATAGTCACATAGCTGCAGCAGCTATCTATCATACGCAAGGAAGGGAATGTGCTTTAAGAGTATCACGCATTCCATGGGAGCAGCTTGCACCCTGTGTCAAATGGCTTACGCCCTTTGCAATGACAGCTGCTGAAGAACATTCTCAGTGCCTTTTAAGGTCTACAATAACACCTGTGGAGTCTCATTCTGGATCTGGACTTAAGGCAGCAGTGCCTAATATTGTAATGGATGAATCACATCGTATACAGACTCATGTTGTAGATTTAAACATGCTAGAAAGGGCGCAGCAACGATTAGTACATGAAATACCTTCTACTGATACAAATGAATCTGACTCTAATGCTGAACCTGGTAGACAGAGTCCAAATGAAAGTGGTCTTTTAACTCCACCATCTAGTAGtcaaaaaaattctaccaCACCGTCGCGTCCTCCACCGCAGTTACATCCGTatacgtaattaaatatttataaatacttGATAGTCTTTGATTCAGCATTTCGTTTACTAACTGCTGGTGAATGATTTTAATGTATGTCAGAAAATATTAACTGCTTTGAACAGTTTT from Bombus huntii isolate Logan2020A chromosome 5, iyBomHunt1.1, whole genome shotgun sequence includes the following:
- the LOC126865626 gene encoding G1/S-specific cyclin-E1 yields the protein MPQTSLHGKKSQTYLQGGKVVTQTLKRKRRATEISEDSENVYPPSKIPALSHVSYTESCHTVHSLENSCTPHQVSPLKEQQEPATWSELRTATCFLTPSSSNNTSNRPSPLPSFPWADGSQVWSLMCLGDQKTITQRNPQMFQRHPTLQPRMRAILLDWLIEVCEVYKLHRETYYLAMDYIDRYLSIHQNVPKNQLQLIGITCLFIAAKVEEIYPPKIAEFAYVTDGACTEEEILGKELVILKGLGWNLSPVTAPGWLNIYMQIESGDWSRPNAFIYPQYGGLQYSQAAQLLDLATLDEGSLKFPYSHIAAAAIYHTQGRECALRVSRIPWEQLAPCVKWLTPFAMTAAEEHSQCLLRSTITPVESHSGSGLKAAVPNIVMDESHRIQTHVVDLNMLERAQQRLVHEIPSTDTNESDSNAEPGRQSPNESGLLTPPSSSQKNSTTPSRPPPQLHPYT